In Lactuca sativa cultivar Salinas chromosome 5, Lsat_Salinas_v11, whole genome shotgun sequence, the DNA window caacattcagacaatggaaaatctaaaacatcatattccaatcaaatcattctatcctctaattaggaatctgtacatgcaattcaaaggctcatacaatcaggcataacctaaacaggctatcctatcactgactgatcagtactagcatgcaagtctacaagcacatataataggcatataagtcatcatcctagatccttacccctaatctagcatgcagttctcataagcatatcataacatgtatgggtatcttggggaaaacttacttgagctcggctgcttgcacgcatcacacaccttattCTTTTCAAAGTCATTTTCTCTTTTCaatcttctttttataaaatgattttacttttgaaaattttcataccaagtccttagtttgagttcaaacacacccgagagtgtgcccaaatccctcaaaccaaggctctgataccaacgtgtaacatcccaaaatacaggccaaaaatttcatttttaattacatcattttaaaaccaacagtgtaataataCATCtgtaatattatgtcatgtcaaaaccaaagtagaaataatcaaacatgttatcataaaacaatatcagagtgtaatcccaaagatctcatgtgcggaaaaccatagtgtgatgcgctgcgatcaagccggctccattcctttaaacacgaagtacctgaaaccaaaactgaaaaccgtaagcacgaagcttagtgagttcctccatcataccacataccacacaatcacataacatacatactgccaggcatttctggggtgcccgacctacccggtacagcctttctggggtgccgacctacccgtgtcaagccattatggggtgctgactacccatgtcaagccattctagggtgctgactacccttcggtcctaacgaccgaacctcggggactatttcacccccaactactactactgctactactactatcacatatcataacataacagattgtcagacatatctggggtgtctgaactacccttcggtcctaacaaccgaactcggggactgctcccctcctactacctctaactcatataacagatcatgctagcatataaacataacatcacatactgtcagacgtatctggggtgtctgactaccctccggtcctaacaaccgaactctactactatcacatataacatatcatgctagcatataacatatcaggtagtagaaaacctagatgatatcatagagacaatcatctatcatacgtctcctactggtgggccggcattgtggccttagacccaccgctactggaaggtaactcacctcacactgctgaagtcccgaagacacaatcccacacttgctgaagtcccgcagactcgaccccatctgctggctgacagattcccgaactgtcaacaccaaaataacacccaattaataattgggtcataatacataaccataagtacattctttgggtaattactacattacccctagcttggcttattcaagcccaaggcctgatccataggcccaaagtcaattatgAATCagagcccaacacatggcccaattttccaaattgggcctaggcctatacatggtgtcattctaaggcccaacatcatataatcattaaggcccaaactatggaccatctatggcccaattttccaaattgggcccaagccctttacatgggccttaccccaggcccattaaattattctagttcattggcttgactttggatggcccattaattacCCAACCCtcaaggcccaaaagaaaggcccaacaataaacccaagtgaaattagggtttcatataaaatgatgattagggttaagtttcctacttaacccattaaggacttaatccattaagtccattatcgcttagattaatctttgccaaagtttattatttaatatcttaaattattaaataattcttgtgtgtcccgattaattccccaaattagggttttattggcattaggggttttccaacacaaatactagcccattattaatttgttgggcttttaggtcaattagggctttattgggcctaataagcACACTAAAATCTTATTAAGCCCATATGAgtttattgggtccattagagtccattaaccttcattgggcccattagagctcctttgagcccattaggttttctagcaccccaaacgaatctaTCACAAGAGGCAAAGCGCaacgccacccgacacggcggccggtggcggcagccaccaccctaaggtggtggttttccatTTTCTTTTCATTGCTCTTCcttttattacattttacaacTATGATCCCAAAATTAACACACTAAACAaactaatcacacacacacacacacactaaaataCACACACCCGGCGGTACAtggtggcaaccaccacctcacggtggtggcggtgggttTTCCGGCCAAAGTCACTCATACAACCAATGGATGCAAGGCGCAACTTGTATAATGGAACACACACCAAAACACGCACATAATACACGTCCTTTTCTCGGAAATGGAAACGACCACCCACCTCATGGTGGCGTATGACGACGGCAGTAACAGCCCTAGCAACCACAGCGGGGGCTCGAACTCTCACTTCATCGGCAGCAAACGCAACGGCAGCGGAAGATGGTGGTCAAAGATGGAACGAAACGCCGACGAAAGAAGAAGGGCGGGCGGCTGGCGACGGTGATTTGCAACGACAACGGCTCCACGACGATAGTCTGCAATATTTGAAGCAGTGACTCGAGTAACTGAATCGAGCCATGCAGCGACAGTGGTCGCGATTGCGAAACGGAGACCACCATGAACAAAGCAGCGCCGGCAGCAAGAAATAGAGAAGAGAGGTGACATGAGATGGTGGACAGCGGCGACTATAACTTCACCGTCTCAGTGCAATAAGGCAACAAATCTCGGTGGTTCGGCTATCGGTTCTCGTTCCCGGCAAAAGCGGCGGCTGGAGGCCACGAATCGGCAACATGGATCGCTTGACAGTGTTGGGTGGTCGGAGGTAGGAGCGGCGCCGGAGGTGGAGTAAGTGGGAGTGGCAGCTACATCATAcgtgagtagggttagggtttgttcaTCCAAACATGGGAGGGAAAGAACGCACGGGTTTAAAGTCCCGTATCCCATCCAAACTTTCTACAAGTTTGTCACCTCCAGTCCCTCCTTACCATATCcttttcaatttaaatccaaaaGTTACCCTTTAGCCCTCCCTTCCATAATTCCTTACAAAATAAATCCCAAAATTACTAAACAACCCTCCTCCATAATTTATTCTTaaattgaatccaatacttacacTTTAACCCCTTCCTTCAtgattttatttcaaattaaacCCATAATTACCAAATTACTCTCAACTTCCAACATTCTTTACAAACTAATCCGTGAATTACAATTCATTCCCCAACTTCTATAGTTATAACTTTTAACTCCTCGAACTAACTCCTTGATCATTTATTCTTGATTTTAGGGCTtctatatgtttatttatttattttaggctaccattcgttcactaatttatttatttaactaataaataaacgggtgttacattttgtgaaattgaacaagtaacaagcactaaactgatttccatttaatgaatttagtgtaaatcttattcacacactcttacgctcccgagcttgtgaggagtattgggtgttgttgggaacattcacagaatgtttaatgcaatctttcaatctaattctaagagcgtgtttagattaggttagtaaggttaaggttaatcaaagagcttgttttggttaattaatatggTGCATGGGAAGTGTTAGATCTTGTTAAcattttcaagtaccaacttagatagaatttaGCAAATATCATGTTATCTTGGAATCGCATTGCTAAATTGTCATACAtagagttggagtccttacaaattCTGAATTTAATTCACACATTTAGTTGATTGCTTATATTTTAATTGTTTGTTTAATCATTGCATTCTAAACCCCCGTCTCTTTACTATTGGTGACCATATTACCttgtgcaaagaggtatagaccaattgtcccgtgtctctgtggatcgaccctacttgccttgtactaccttttaatGCAATATAGTAGTGttattttggagtatatcgtacccctattattcgttgggtttgacacgcctaacaaattggcgccgttgtcggggaaacggtgttactaattgtttatgccaagATCATTCCGTACAGGTACACCATTGCCAATTGACTCGGAGATAGAGAAGACTGCAAAGAAGTTAAGGAAGCAAGCCAAGCATCGTAAGAAGCAACCGGGCTCCGAGACTTCTTCATCTTCTAACCCTCCAATAATCAACATTTGGGAGGACATACCCCTCTCAAGTGTGTCCTCATTAGAAACAGAAAGCCTATCACTCTCATCTCAACCATCCTCACCCAAAAATACCACTCCACCATCTTCACCTACTTATAATATCCCAAACACTACACCCACAGAAACTTCAGCTATTATTCACACCATGGGAGATAACCATGGAGGGAATCCACCTCCAAACCCACCACCCGAGCAAACCTTCCGTCAATGGTCGAGGCAAGAGGTCACACAACAACCTCTTTGCATTACATATCCAGCTGCCACAAACCTTGAGCTAAAATTCGGTCTAATCCACCTCCTCCCAACCTTTAGAGGCTTAGAAAACGAAGATCCCCATAAGTTTCTCACAGAGTTTCACGTTGTGTGTGTTGgcatgaaaccacacaatgtcACAGAGGATCAAATCAAGCTTATATTAGGGCATTCCCCTTCGCGCTGCAAGATGCAACAAAAGACTAACTCTATGACCTCCCACCGGGGACGGTTACCACTTGGGTAGATCTTGCACGACTCTTTTTGGACAAATACTTTCCGGAGATGAAAGCTTCATCCCTACGGAGGGAAATCATTGGGATTAAGCAACATAAGAGAGAAGCTTTTCACACATATTGGGAAAGGTTCAAGAAACTTTGTGCCCGGTGCACAAAGCATGGAATCACCGAATACCAGCTCCTCCAATATTTCATTGAAGGCATGAATCCAATGGAAAGAAGACTTCTTAATGCCTCCAGTGGCGGATCTTTACCCGACAagactcccaccgaaatccacaACTTGATCAAAAACATGGCTGAAGATTCTAAACATTCAAGtcatgatgaagaatggtacatggATGCACCCCGAGGTGTAAAGGAAGTCCAAACTCCTCAAATTGAAGCTCAATTGTCCGAGCTTATAAAAGTTGTAATGATGCTAGCTAAAGACAAAGGTGTGCAACCCACACCCCGCCCTTGCGGTATTTGTACTCAAGTGGGACATCCAACCGACATGTGCCCTCAACTTCAAGATGAGGATTATGAAGAAGTGAAAGTCATGAGAGGTTATTATGGGTTGAACCAAAGGGGACATGAGCAACCACGAGGTGATCAAAGATGGAACAATAATCAAGGTTGGGGAGGAAATCAACAATGGAGTTATCAACCAAGTCAACCACATCAATACCAACAAAGACCACCTTTTCCACCACAAAACTTTCAGCCAAGGCAGCCACAACACCCTCCTCAACAAGCAGGTTCATCAaatatgtccttagaggacatagTGAAGAGTTTGGCAACTAGTACACAAGCTTTCCAACAAGAAACAAAAGCAAGCATAAAGAACTTAGAGAAACAAGTTTCACAGCTTGCTACTTCCGTAAGCAAACTAGAATCTCAAAGAAAGTTGTCTGCCCAAACTGAAGCAAACCTAAGGCGCAACGTGTGTGCGATCACATTGAGAGGCGGAAAGAGCTATGATGGTCCAAAAGTGCCGGATGATCAAAAGGAAGAAGAAATAGCGGTCGAAGTGGCAACCAAAGAAGAGAAGGAGGAAGAGAAAACAATAAAAAAGAAGCCCTTCATCACTGAGTCTaaagccacacatgctccatttcCTGAAAGATTAAAGAGCACGAAGAAAGAACGGGAGGAGAGTGAGATCATGCAAATGTTCAAAAAAGTTCAAATCAACATTCCACTCCTCGAGGCCATCAAGCAGGTACCTCGATATGCAAGGTTCCTTAAGGATCTTTGTGTatctaaaaagaaattaaaaggaaaTCAAGTCGTAACAGTTGGGGAGCATGTATCTGCGGTTTTGCAAAAGAGGATGCCCCCGAAGTGCAAGGATCCCGATGTCTTTACCGTGCCTTGCAAATTGAGGAATCTTTATGTACTCCGAGCTATGCTTGATCTAGGTGCATCCGTAAATGTCCTACCATATTCTCTTTTCAAATCAATTGGTGTAGGAACTTTGAGCAAAACCGGTGTGATCATCCAACTTGCTGACCGGTCTTTGGTACACCCAAAGGGAGTACTAGAGGACGTGTTAGTGCAAGTCGATGAACTTGTCTTCCCGAATGATTTTTATGTCTTAGATATGGGAGATGATGACTCTCTAAGTTCAAGTTCCATACTTTTGGGTAGACCTTTTCTTAAAACTTCTAAAACAAAAATTGATGTCTACAATGGAACTTTGAGTATGGAATTTGATGGTGAAGTTATCAACTTCAATGTTCATGAAGAAAAAAGGTTCCTTCTGATGTTCAATCTGTTAATTTTGTCAATTTGATCCAACCCTCAACAAAAAAGGGTTTGAACTTGTCTAATAATGAATTTCTAGAGTTAGTTTTGTCACGAAAACTAGACAGGGACAAAGCCAAAGAGATTGCAAAGAAGTTTGATATGGATAATGAGGTGTTGGAGATTTTAGAGTTTATTGATGACAAGAAGCATATGAGGAGTGATGATATGAAATCCAAGCCACCTACTACCAAAGCCAAATTCCTTCCACCGGTAGAACAAGTGCAAGATTCAGGAGCAAAAACCCCACCAAGCCCTTTAAAGAATATTCATGGTGCGAAGGTTAATGTATTGGAGAGGCCCACGTACCAAGATTGAAGCATAATCGGGGGCaaagtcgagccaacgacttaaaacaagggcagctaaccgggaggcaacccgggggtatttttgtcattttctttaaaaacatttctatttctttgaagtttttggtttttaatgttccaaatgcatttaaacatgatttcaaatcaccaAACGGACCTCAGGAtgcaaaaacacttcatttgaaTGAGAGGGGAAATTTTAAGTTTCAAAAGTGAGGAATGGCATTCAGAGACGAACACGGGTCGTGTTTAGTTTTAGCTTACATTGAACACGAGTCGTGTTCATGAAAAAAAACACCATGTCACATTCAGAGagcaacacgggccgtgttccaTTTTGGCTTACATGGAACACGGGTCGTGTCAGGCATCACTCAACATTTTTGCCaccaacacggggcgtgttggtTTGGCCTGTGGCAACACGGGTTGTGTTCGCGCAGCAGACTTGGTGATTTTTAAGGATTAAAATCGGGATTTAGCCTCATTTACACACACATTCATTCCATAATAGCCCCTCTCTTCCAAGAAAACCCCAATGTCCGATATTCACTCAAATCCCTTTAATTTTTACAAGATTTTTACAAAGCGGTTTGACTTTCATCTTCTCCACTTCATCTCCTACATCTAATACACCATTTTCTTGCATTTTCATGGTGGGGTTTTGACAAACCCTAGGTCCGAAATTATCTAAATAATTTTGTGTTTTTGTGCTTAATTCTTCATGTAGGCAAGCTTGGGGAGGTTGAAGAAGGTCTTTCTCATCAACAACAACGCATTTCCACTAACGATTCAGTACAATCCTTCCAATTCTTCACTTGTGGATTTTGTGTTCTTAGGTCAAATTGTATGCAATTGTGGTCAAATTGGACTTGATTATCACTTGGAAATCATTCAAAACCAATTTTCCCGCGAAATTTTGGTGGCTAAGCTTGTGTTGACTGGACCCATCAacagttgactttttgacttattgaccggttgacttttgacttgacCTAAATTTTGACTACGAAAGGTGAACCTTCTAAGAGACCTAGGCACACTAAGTTATCCGCCCTTCATCATAGACCTAGGTCCCTATCACCACCACCTTGGTCCCCGTCGCCCCCGCCCTCACCGCCACCTAATCCGGCTCATGGTGGTGTAGTGTGTCTTGGTCCAATTCAAGAGGCCAAACTTGAAGCATTTCTTCAGCGTAGTCACACCATCCAAAAGTTTGCACATGTGCCATCCCTCCATGAGCTGCACATTTATAAGCAAGTTCGCACCTTGTTTAGCAACATCAGATGGCAAGGATTGTTGTAGGTCCACGAACTCAACTACAAAGTCCCAACAACTGAGTTTCTATCCTCGGTCTATTTGGACCACGGGGTCCTCAACTTCCTTCTCATGAATCATGACTACGCCATTTCCTTAGATCAAATCAATGCCATTGTTGGGGCCCCAACCGAAAACACATTTGGCCCCAATGACTCAATTGTAGGTTACAACGATCTGTGGTGGTGGACCCAACTCACCCATCTGCATCCGTATGTCCCCAATGCGGCTAAAGCCTCATCACTTATCCATCTTGTGATGAAGGTGGCCCACCAGATTATTGCTTCACTCATCATCCCTAGAGAGGAGCGAAGCACCATTAGCGCGCTGGAGCTAAAATCCTCTATGCAATGGCCCACCTAGAAAAAAAATATCGTACCTCATTATAGCCAATTTCTATGCAGCAAACTCCTCCGTTTCAGCACTTCCCCGTCGGGAAAAATTTATTGTGGGGGTATAGTCAGCATGCTCGCCAAGAGCTCCCCGATCCGAGCCCCATATCCCGTTGACCACCAGCCACTACCGGGTGAGCCTTATCTCACCACAGTCGTTCTTGATTCCATGCGACTATTCCGTTAGACAGCGGATGGCACCCACCACTAGACCATGGGCCAAAATCATGACCCAAAGCTCCTCATCACACCCGAAAATAAAAGCATTCTTGATCTCCGATGCCCCATCCATACGGCGGACTGGCAAATCACTCCATACCTCTTTCCCCGATCCTATTCCACTGAGGTAGACGAGCAAAGTGAAGGAAGCGAGGATGGTgacgttgatgatgatgatgatgaggaggagccCTGTAATACTCCTCCCACGGGTGGTGCCAGCTCATCCCATCATGCTACGCCCCCGTCATATCATCAACAATATATGGATCAATTCCAGTCGATCCATACCCGCCTTGAAACTTACCAACACGATCTTGTGAGTCTTACTTAAAGTTTTTCTTCCTTCACCACCTAATACACTCGGGATCAAGAGCGCCAACGCAAACATGAGGAGGACTTTTGGGCTTGGACCCGAAACTCCGAGTAttatcctcctcctcctcctctacaGTAGGTTGTTCCGCCCTCTCCAAGCATCGGTGACGATGCTTatctttaagcttggggaggggtagaGTTGTATATTAGGTATTCATGTGCATTTAAAAAAAACCGAGGTGACCGGATAGCTACCGAAAGTATAGAATCAACTATCACAACTTAGGGGCCCAAACACCGAAATTTGAGAACCCGACTttagataataataaaaaatggcATACTGAAACGTTTTGTGGGCAGTAATAACAGCTCTAGGATGATTTGCTTctgaatgtttaaaaagaatcttTGTTGACAACTCTGAACCCACAGAACACGGACCTATTTGTTGACACGCATTACCCTCACGGTAACAGAGAGCTTAAGTATCAGATCCACACAGTCAAGAAAGAAGAAAGAGTACAACTGTCATATCTAGTACCCAAATCAGAATTTCAAGTACTCAAACGAAGAAATTTTCAGAAATTCAAAAGGTGATTGAAGAATTCAAGCTCAAATGAAGAtacaaatccaaaaaaaaaatatcaaaagccGTCTCAAAGTCAAATCTAGCGAATGAAGAGCTGTGTGATATGATGCTTGTGGCTctcgaaaaagtgaaagcataggagCCAAACCCCTTCGGGTGGGCTCGCTGTTTCGGCGAAAGCTGATTCGCCGTGACGGGTTCTTAAGGACGCATCGATTCTGATTCTTGGCcatctagtcttaaggacatgagaTCCCGGACTGTGTTATTTTCGCCCATAAagcttattaaaagtataaagtttaaataaaaccgAGGTTGGACTATTGGGTTACACCGTTTCGGGTCTTCCTCACTTTGAGAGTCTGTGATATATGGAAGGAAGCAGGATGGTCATTTAGGTATTAATGATTGGAGCCCCATTGATGTAAATTCTGATTGTATTTTGTtttcgtttttaatttttttcttttag includes these proteins:
- the LOC111892491 gene encoding uncharacterized protein LOC111892491; the encoded protein is MKASSLRREIIGIKQHKREAFHTYWERFKKLCARCTKHGITEYQLLQYFIEGMNPMERRLLNASSGGSLPDKTPTEIHNLIKNMAEDSKHSSHDEEWYMDAPRGVKEVQTPQIEAQLSELIKVVMMLAKDKGVQPTPRPCGICTQVGHPTDMCPQLQDEDYEEVKVMRGYYGLNQRGHEQPRGDQRWNNNQGWGGNQQWSYQPSQPHQYQQRPPFPPQNFQPRQPQHPPQQAGSSNMSLEDIVKSLATSTQAFQQETKASIKNLEKQVSQLATSVSKLESQRKLSAQTEANLRRNVCAITLRGGKSYDGPKVPDDQKEEEIAVEVATKEEKEEEKTIKKKPFITESKATHAPFPERLKSTKKEREESEIMQMFKKVQINIPLLEAIKQVPRYARFLKDLCVSKKKLKGNQVVTVGEHVSAVLQKRMPPKCKDPDVFTVPCKLRNLYVLRAMLDLGASVNVLPYSLFKSIGVGTLSKTGVIIQLADRSLVHPKGVLEDVLVQVDELVFPNDFYVLDMGDDDSLSSSSILLGRPFLKTSKTKIDVYNGTLSMEFDGEVINFNVHEEKRDKAKEIAKKFDMDNEVLEILEFIDDKKHMRSDDMKSKPPTTKAKFLPPVEQVQDSGAKTPPSPLKNIHGAKASLGRLKKVFLINNNAFPLTIQYNPSNSSLVDFVFLGQIVCNCGQIGLDYHLEIIQNQFSREILVAKLVLTGPINS